A part of Paramisgurnus dabryanus chromosome 15, PD_genome_1.1, whole genome shotgun sequence genomic DNA contains:
- the LOC135733091 gene encoding sterile alpha motif domain-containing protein 3-like: MDSTAKLLVILGDNDCERLILPTGIPDSLNDLKREIQTQLGVHEHFRIQFKDPDFNDFVNLSSTSDIQDRATLKVIQLPSSTSSSSAPSVPEVIETSSGSSCDTDIISSSHSSAPSSSSHSSAHSTPESLCCVRNKVWPQSFPIPQFSFDAEMQLQKAQLAYQTDGTLLSPNTKLKSDILDALAAEIIKYKAYPSTADLDDVASALVQKFPCLKEKGSASGYYGWKISLKYKMANFRTKLRNIGCSELNINSHKRKGSVGSPNQVKKPKKAEVNYCPDYPLGETKETLEHQRIALLSEVTKRNNEQVIRGLMDRTFSLRRHEVVEDLPGIGEFKNRWPALFNEREVSAEFSRITTIPLVSKFMGQLDHFSTQLISVFRKKGGAAGQKINNIMSVLDQNVSIEKRRECILKALVVYVNEDPSNLVKEYMDVEHEEAQTLMRNTTLGIYVINPEGAHATDPYQDVGIIIEGIKILENLNNVAHACSMMLGLIYAFNLAYPQDLRYTFEIFQKLLMELDANKLSNKVHVLKNKLLF; the protein is encoded by the exons ATGGATAGCACAGCCAAGCTTCTAGTAATCTTGGGAGATAACGACTGTGAAAGGTTAATTCTCCCAACTGGTATACCAGACTCATTGAATGACCTTAAAAGAGAAATCCAAACACAACTTGGAGTACATGAACATTTTCGAATACAATTCAAAGATCCCgattttaatgattttgttAACCTCAGTTCAACTTCAGACATACAGGACAGAGCCACACTTAAGGTGATTCAGTTGCCTTCATCTACAAGTAGCTCTTCTGCTCCATCTGTGCCAGAAGTAATTGAGACATCTTCGGGCTCATCCTGTGACACAGACATCATTTCATCTTCACATTCATCTGCACCTTCCTCATCCTCACATTCATCTGCACATTCAACTCCAGAATCTCTGTGCTGTGTTAGAAATAAGGTATGGCCTCAAAGTTTTCCAATACCACAGTTTAGTTTTGATGCTGAGATGCAACTGCAAAAAGCTCAGCTGGCTTATCAAACGGATGGTACTCTTCTCAGCCCCAATACCAAGCTGAAGTCTGACATTTTAGATGCTTTAGCTGCAGAAATAATAAAGTACAAGGCATACCCCTCAACTGCAGATCTTGATGATGTAGCTTCTGCTTTGGTACAGAAGTTCCCTTGCCTCAAAGAAAAAGGCTCTGCAAGTGGCTACTATGGCtggaaaataagtttaaaataCAAGATGGCAAACTTCCGAACAAAATTGAGGAACATAGGATGTTCTGAGCTAAACATCAACTCACACAAGCGAAAAGGATCAGTGGGAAGTCCTAACCAAGTGAAGAAACCTAAAAAAGCTGAGGTAAACTATTGTCCGGATTACCCACTGGGAGAAACAAAAGAAACACTTGAACATCAAAGAATTGCACTACTGTCTGAGGTGACTAAAAGAAACAATGAGCAGGTTATCAGGGGGCTGATGGACAGAACATTTTCGCTTAGAAGACATGAGGTGGTTGAAGATTTGCCTGGCATTGGTGAATTTAAGAATAGATGGCCAGCACTGTTTAATGAACGAGAG GTTTCTGCAGAATTCAGTAGGATTACAACAATCCCTTTGGTGTCCAAATTCATGGGTCAGCTCGATCATTTCTCAACTCAGCTTATCAGTGTTTTCAGAAAGAAAGGAGGAGCAGCAGGACAGAAGATCAACAACATCATGTCAGTTTTGGATCAG AATGTTTCCATCGAAAAAAGACGTGAATGCATCCTAAAAGCACTCGTTGTTTATGTGAACGAAGACCCCTCAAACCTTGTGAAGGAGTACATG gaTGTTGAACATGAAGAAGCCCAAACCTTGATGCGCAACACCACCCTTGGAATCTATGTCATCAACCCTGAAGGGGCACATGCTACAGACCCCTACCAAGATGTTGGCATCATCATTGAAGGCATCAAAATACTTGAAAACCTTAACAATGTGGCACATGCGTGTTCTATGATGCTTGGTCTGATTTATGCATTCAACTTGGCCTACCCGCAAGATTTGAGGTACACTTTTGAGATATTTCAAAAGCTTTTGATGGAGCTAGATGCCAACAAGCTGTCAAACAAGGTCCATGTCCTAAAAAATAAGCTTCTTTTCTAA